In the genome of Myxococcus stipitatus, one region contains:
- a CDS encoding ATP-binding protein, with translation MNSPISLYNPRSTPPAQLEAMLVGRDALLKELLDNLHAQSRSRTRQHWLLRGPRGMGKTHLTGVLHHRVRGDARLSESYLPLWLGEADVYEVYSPATLLERIAERLVEAVPDAKLAATLHTLEGVGDEEGFFQELSSHLGEEAERQGKTLLVLMENLDALLESFAAKEREAQVRQLRSLLLHAPHFLFISTTPTRYMVELTDPKKPLYNQFKERDLRPLSVEEVGVVFSKLVELTGRKGMEAVLGDRQDGVLRRKVIHQLTGGLPRSVVMTFEVMRDKTGIKALVEDLRRLLDAQTAYFEARLARLAPRERAIVTTMALASTNLTSKEIATRSRLPERTLSTLVSRLVQDGHVEPTSGTGGKGTVYGLSEGLFRLWYQYRKGRLLLEPLVRLLAYLFNPSELQETIARLQRHVEENQPDSQDSAHLALRQVEEALRLATSEEGRLDRERLWKECQEEATAIRDARQTIDQLRAFVSKYKNLAPRKKFPPIIESALKVIQRLPAPLATDCISWFNASMYVLSLHSPVLATRQLHRLLNFLESQDSSLRELGPYTHLSLGIIHEKSGQVEEALRHIEAVILAKSAYKPRVGPFPLEMARWIRAELYKKIGRTPEAIRDYSHVIESALRSGGIQTSMGLHAANALARVHEKSGDWKQAKQAIHNLLKLSDSLPFHKRDRQLIAGAQLRLIFNKMALGDPALVRLLSSLEQWIKENPHHQFIDIAQEISTRHAPIMNMFSERNPQRRVTTFLSNPNAFYSNLPIEQLRQLIKELEESASPEEAPLVHTHALVAETLDATILNAPGAKARLNRALGRLPPELRQVVRERIADEQTRAPTQPPPPKRRTNSSSPARPAALRSAADPLER, from the coding sequence GTGAACAGCCCCATCTCTCTCTACAATCCACGCTCCACGCCGCCAGCGCAGCTCGAGGCCATGCTCGTGGGACGGGACGCGCTGTTGAAGGAGCTGCTCGACAACCTCCACGCGCAGTCGCGTTCACGAACCCGCCAACACTGGCTCCTTCGAGGACCGAGAGGCATGGGGAAGACCCACCTCACTGGGGTCCTCCACCATCGAGTCAGGGGAGATGCTCGACTTTCGGAGAGCTATCTTCCGCTCTGGCTCGGGGAGGCCGATGTCTACGAGGTCTACTCTCCAGCGACGCTCCTGGAGCGCATCGCGGAGCGACTGGTCGAAGCCGTTCCTGATGCGAAGCTCGCGGCGACCCTTCACACCCTCGAAGGCGTGGGTGACGAGGAGGGCTTCTTCCAGGAACTCTCGAGCCACCTCGGCGAGGAGGCCGAGCGACAGGGAAAGACCCTGCTGGTGTTGATGGAGAATCTTGATGCGCTCCTGGAGAGCTTTGCCGCGAAGGAGCGCGAGGCGCAGGTCCGCCAGCTCCGCTCCCTGCTCCTCCATGCCCCGCATTTCCTGTTCATCAGCACCACGCCGACTCGCTACATGGTGGAGCTGACGGACCCGAAGAAGCCCCTCTACAACCAGTTCAAGGAGCGGGACCTCCGCCCCCTGAGTGTGGAGGAGGTCGGCGTCGTCTTCTCGAAGCTGGTCGAGCTGACGGGACGAAAGGGGATGGAAGCCGTCCTCGGCGACAGACAGGATGGAGTCCTCCGCCGCAAGGTGATTCATCAGCTCACGGGTGGGTTGCCGCGCTCGGTGGTCATGACCTTCGAGGTGATGAGGGACAAGACCGGCATCAAGGCCTTGGTGGAAGACCTGCGGCGACTGCTGGACGCACAGACGGCCTACTTCGAGGCCCGACTCGCCCGACTCGCACCTCGCGAGCGGGCCATCGTGACCACGATGGCCCTGGCGTCCACCAACCTCACGAGCAAGGAGATCGCGACCCGAAGCCGGCTCCCCGAGCGGACGCTCTCCACTTTGGTCTCCCGGCTCGTCCAGGACGGCCATGTCGAGCCCACCTCTGGAACAGGTGGGAAAGGGACAGTCTACGGCCTGAGCGAGGGACTCTTCCGCCTGTGGTACCAGTACCGAAAGGGGAGGCTGCTGCTGGAACCCCTGGTTCGATTGCTCGCCTATCTGTTCAACCCGAGCGAACTCCAGGAAACCATCGCGAGACTCCAGCGGCACGTCGAAGAGAACCAGCCCGACTCACAGGACTCGGCCCATCTAGCGCTGCGGCAAGTCGAAGAGGCCTTGCGGCTCGCGACATCCGAAGAGGGACGGCTCGACCGAGAGCGACTCTGGAAGGAGTGCCAGGAAGAGGCGACAGCTATCCGGGATGCCCGCCAGACCATTGACCAACTGAGAGCCTTTGTCAGCAAGTACAAAAACTTGGCCCCTCGGAAGAAGTTCCCTCCCATTATTGAGAGCGCTCTCAAGGTCATCCAGCGCCTGCCAGCCCCCCTTGCTACGGACTGCATCAGTTGGTTCAACGCCAGCATGTACGTGCTTTCGCTTCACAGCCCCGTCTTGGCAACTCGCCAACTACATCGCCTCCTGAACTTTCTGGAATCTCAAGATAGTTCACTTCGTGAACTCGGCCCCTACACTCACCTTTCATTGGGCATCATCCACGAGAAGTCCGGCCAGGTTGAAGAAGCCCTGAGGCATATCGAAGCAGTGATTCTTGCCAAGAGCGCGTACAAGCCCAGGGTTGGCCCATTCCCGCTCGAAATGGCCCGCTGGATCAGGGCTGAATTGTACAAGAAGATCGGCCGCACTCCTGAAGCCATCCGCGATTACTCACACGTCATCGAAAGTGCACTCAGGTCTGGAGGCATACAAACCTCAATGGGTCTACATGCAGCCAATGCCCTCGCACGCGTTCACGAGAAAAGCGGAGACTGGAAACAGGCCAAGCAAGCCATCCACAATCTCCTCAAGCTGTCCGACAGCCTGCCGTTCCACAAACGAGACCGTCAGTTGATTGCGGGTGCGCAACTCCGACTCATTTTCAACAAGATGGCTCTTGGCGATCCCGCTTTGGTTCGGTTGCTCTCATCCCTAGAACAGTGGATCAAGGAGAACCCTCACCACCAATTCATCGACATCGCACAAGAGATTTCGACCAGGCATGCGCCCATCATGAACATGTTTTCGGAGCGTAATCCGCAGCGAAGAGTCACCACGTTCCTGAGCAATCCCAACGCCTTCTATTCTAACCTCCCCATCGAGCAGTTGCGCCAACTCATCAAGGAACTCGAGGAATCGGCTTCGCCGGAAGAAGCTCCCCTAGTGCACACACACGCACTGGTTGCCGAGACCCTTGATGCAACCATTCTCAACGCACCGGGGGCAAAAGCCCGCCTGAATCGCGCACTCGGCCGACTCCCACCGGAGCTACGACAGGTGGTTCGAGAACGAATCGCCGATGAACAGACACGCGCCCCCACTCAACCGCCCCCTCCCAAGCGGCGCACAAACTCGTCATCCCCGGCACGGCCCGCGGCCTTGCGTTCGGCCGCGGACCCATTGGAGCGTTAG
- a CDS encoding prolyl oligopeptidase family serine peptidase — MRRLFVAPLLTGLLTASTAMAAEEDPFLWLEEVQGQRALEWVRAQNAKTEAALEKDPRFASFQAEALRIFTATDRIPTPVFRAGGVDTFWQDQANPRGRWLRTTLEGYASPSIPWETVLDVDALSKAEGANWVFKGSDCLPPADLRCMVFLSNGGKDAVEAREFDATTKQFLEGGFRLAEGKQSLDWLDADTLLVGRDWGGDTLTESGYPFVLKRWKRGTPLEQAVEVYRGERTDVSSRPIVIHDVDGQLQAVLINRAVTFFESEYFLLGDAGLVRLPFPRKASIQTHLNGQIVFTLEEDWGGFKQGALLSYALADLKAEASKAKPTLIFQPGPRQAIEAVVATRSRLLVNLYEDVKGALDVYTPGKGRWSRKRLAMPKNASVSVIGTSRGHDKLFARSEGFLAPTSLWLGDASTNTVKQVKSLPARFDASKHRVEQFWVKSKDGTKVPYFLVRPAKLKPGAVTPTVVYGYGGFQVSKPPVYLPEMGKLWLERGGAYVVANIRGGGEFGPRWHQAALRENRQRSFDDFAAVLEDLARRKVTSPAHIGIYGRSNGGVLTSVAMTQHPELLNAAVIESPLIDMMRYTKLPAGASWAGEYGDPAVPGDAAFISKYSAYQNLKAGVRYPKPYITTNTKDDRVHPGHARKFAAKLEAMGLPYLYYENTDGGHSNDSDPVLNARRWALHHVYLSQQLMD; from the coding sequence ATGCGCAGGTTGTTTGTCGCACCGCTGCTGACCGGGTTGTTGACCGCTTCCACGGCCATGGCCGCCGAGGAGGACCCGTTCCTGTGGCTGGAAGAGGTGCAGGGGCAGCGGGCGCTGGAGTGGGTGCGCGCGCAGAACGCGAAGACAGAGGCCGCGCTGGAGAAGGACCCGCGCTTCGCCTCCTTCCAGGCGGAGGCGCTGCGCATCTTCACCGCGACGGACCGCATCCCCACGCCCGTCTTCCGCGCGGGCGGCGTGGACACCTTCTGGCAGGACCAGGCGAACCCGCGAGGCCGCTGGCTGCGCACCACGCTGGAGGGTTACGCGAGCCCCTCCATCCCGTGGGAGACGGTGCTGGATGTGGACGCCCTGTCGAAGGCGGAGGGCGCCAACTGGGTCTTCAAGGGCAGCGACTGCCTTCCTCCGGCGGACCTGCGCTGCATGGTCTTCCTGTCCAACGGCGGAAAGGACGCGGTGGAGGCGCGCGAGTTCGACGCCACCACGAAGCAGTTCCTGGAGGGCGGCTTCCGGCTGGCGGAAGGCAAGCAGTCCCTGGACTGGCTGGACGCGGACACGCTGCTGGTGGGGCGGGACTGGGGCGGTGACACCCTCACGGAGTCCGGTTACCCGTTCGTGCTCAAGCGCTGGAAGCGCGGCACGCCGCTGGAGCAGGCGGTGGAGGTGTATCGAGGAGAGCGCACGGACGTGTCCTCCCGGCCCATCGTCATTCACGACGTGGACGGCCAGCTCCAGGCGGTGCTCATCAACCGGGCGGTGACGTTCTTCGAGTCGGAGTACTTCCTGCTCGGTGACGCGGGGCTCGTGCGCCTGCCCTTCCCGCGCAAGGCGTCCATCCAGACGCACCTCAATGGGCAGATTGTCTTCACCCTCGAGGAGGACTGGGGTGGCTTCAAGCAGGGTGCGCTGTTGTCGTATGCGCTGGCGGACTTGAAGGCGGAGGCGTCGAAGGCGAAGCCCACGCTCATCTTCCAGCCCGGGCCGCGTCAGGCCATCGAGGCGGTGGTGGCCACGCGCAGCCGGTTGCTCGTGAATCTGTATGAGGACGTGAAGGGCGCGCTGGATGTGTACACGCCGGGCAAGGGCCGCTGGAGCCGCAAGCGCCTGGCGATGCCGAAGAACGCGTCGGTGAGCGTCATCGGCACGTCGAGGGGACACGACAAGCTGTTCGCGCGCTCGGAGGGGTTCCTCGCGCCGACGTCGCTGTGGCTGGGCGATGCGTCGACGAACACGGTGAAGCAGGTGAAGTCGCTGCCCGCGCGCTTCGATGCCTCCAAGCACCGGGTGGAGCAGTTCTGGGTGAAGTCGAAGGACGGGACGAAGGTGCCGTACTTCCTGGTGCGTCCGGCGAAGCTCAAGCCGGGCGCGGTGACGCCGACGGTGGTGTATGGCTATGGCGGCTTCCAGGTGTCCAAGCCCCCTGTCTATCTGCCGGAGATGGGCAAGCTGTGGCTGGAGCGTGGCGGGGCGTATGTCGTCGCCAACATCCGAGGCGGTGGCGAGTTCGGTCCGCGTTGGCACCAGGCCGCGCTGCGGGAGAACCGTCAGCGCTCCTTCGATGACTTCGCCGCTGTGTTGGAGGACCTGGCGCGGCGCAAGGTGACGTCGCCCGCGCACATCGGAATCTATGGGCGGTCCAACGGAGGGGTGCTGACCAGCGTGGCGATGACGCAGCACCCGGAGCTGCTCAACGCGGCGGTCATCGAGAGCCCGCTCATCGACATGATGCGCTACACGAAGCTGCCCGCGGGAGCGTCGTGGGCGGGGGAGTACGGCGACCCGGCGGTTCCGGGGGATGCGGCGTTCATCTCGAAGTACTCCGCCTACCAGAACCTGAAGGCGGGCGTGCGGTATCCCAAGCCGTACATCACGACGAACACGAAGGACGACCGGGTGCACCCGGGCCACGCGCGCAAGTTCGCCGCGAAGCTGGAGGCCATGGGGCTGCCGTATCTCTATTACGAGAACACGGACGGCGGGCACTCCAACGACTCCGACCCGGTGCTCAACGCGCGCCGGTGGGCGCTGCACCATGTCTATCTGTCGCAGCAGTTGATGGACTGA